In Longimicrobiales bacterium, a single window of DNA contains:
- the murJ gene encoding murein biosynthesis integral membrane protein MurJ, with product MTTQPKPAEGQPDGRRAAAIVATGIFISKIFGFVRERVFAHYFGSGGFADAWWAALKMPNVIRNLLGEGTLSASMIPVYAEFIEEGREEEAARFAGAALGILTLLASGIALLGIALAPLLVELIFGVLGTWSPETRKVTVVLVRILFPMTGLFVISAWALGILNSHRVFFVSFVAPVFWNLTMITALTGGALYFGLEGRDLVVALAWGALVGGALTLLVQVPFLLRHTKGMRLSLGRGVAGVPEAVRNFVPVVASRGVVNISGYLDLILAGTLMPGAVAVMGYAQTFSNLPVALFGTGVAAAELPEMARMRGEHAKLLGERVRVSTERALYFLIPSAVGYLLLGDVVVAALYQTGAFGDVQSLITWGVLAGYSLGLTASASSRVLSSAFYALRDTRTPARIAYIRVATSVAVGLSLMIPADQLGFSTLRLGAAGLAVGSSAGAWLEYLLLRRALHRLVGPHGPSAGTILRLMLAATVAGAVGVLLQVLLPSAHPILIALETLIPFGAVYLVATAVLGLESPLFRRANAPLI from the coding sequence GTGACGACCCAGCCTAAGCCGGCAGAAGGCCAACCCGATGGGCGTCGGGCAGCCGCGATTGTGGCCACCGGGATCTTCATCAGCAAGATATTCGGCTTTGTGCGCGAGCGTGTTTTCGCGCACTACTTCGGGTCTGGAGGGTTTGCAGACGCGTGGTGGGCGGCCCTCAAGATGCCGAACGTCATCCGCAACCTGCTGGGTGAGGGAACGTTGTCGGCGTCGATGATCCCGGTCTACGCCGAGTTCATTGAAGAGGGTCGGGAGGAAGAGGCAGCTCGGTTCGCTGGCGCCGCGCTCGGAATCCTGACGTTGCTCGCCTCGGGAATCGCCCTCCTCGGGATCGCGTTAGCCCCGCTATTGGTCGAGTTGATCTTCGGGGTCCTCGGGACCTGGTCCCCAGAAACGAGAAAAGTGACAGTCGTTCTGGTGAGGATCCTCTTTCCGATGACCGGCCTGTTCGTGATTTCGGCCTGGGCGCTTGGAATCCTGAACAGTCACCGCGTTTTCTTCGTGTCTTTCGTCGCTCCAGTGTTTTGGAATCTGACGATGATCACGGCGCTGACCGGTGGCGCGCTGTATTTCGGTCTCGAAGGCCGAGATCTCGTCGTGGCGCTCGCCTGGGGTGCACTCGTCGGCGGAGCGCTGACGCTTCTCGTACAGGTCCCCTTCTTGCTCCGGCACACGAAAGGGATGCGTCTGTCCCTCGGCCGGGGTGTCGCGGGAGTCCCAGAGGCCGTTCGGAACTTCGTCCCGGTGGTCGCTTCGCGCGGGGTCGTGAACATCAGCGGATACCTAGATCTGATCCTTGCTGGCACGCTCATGCCCGGGGCCGTGGCGGTTATGGGATATGCCCAGACGTTCAGTAATCTCCCTGTCGCCCTGTTCGGCACGGGCGTCGCTGCTGCGGAACTGCCTGAAATGGCTCGTATGCGGGGTGAGCACGCAAAGCTCCTCGGCGAACGGGTTCGTGTGTCCACGGAACGTGCGCTCTACTTCCTGATCCCTTCGGCCGTGGGTTATCTCTTGCTCGGGGATGTCGTCGTTGCAGCCCTCTACCAGACCGGTGCGTTTGGGGATGTACAGTCGTTGATCACATGGGGTGTCCTTGCCGGCTATTCGCTCGGGCTCACGGCGTCCGCGAGCTCGCGTGTGCTTTCGTCTGCGTTCTACGCCTTGCGGGACACGCGGACCCCGGCACGGATCGCTTACATCAGGGTTGCGACCTCCGTCGCAGTTGGCCTGAGCCTGATGATTCCTGCCGATCAGCTGGGATTCTCAACGCTCCGGCTCGGAGCTGCCGGGCTGGCGGTCGGGTCGTCCGCCGGGGCGTGGTTGGAATACCTGCTTCTGCGACGGGCGTTGCATCGGCTGGTCGGGCCACACGGCCCGTCCGCCGGGACCATACTGCGTCTCATGCTGGCGGCCACGGTCGCCGGTGCGGTCGGAGTGCTCCTTCAGGTTCTGCTGCCTAGTGCCCATCCGATTCTGATCGCTCTGGAAACGCTGATTCCGTTCGGGGCAGTCTATCTGGTCGCGACAGCTGTGCTTGGTCTTGAATCGCCGCTATTCCGGCGCGCGAACGCTCCACTGATCTGA
- the uvrC gene encoding excinuclease ABC subunit UvrC: MPVERERLANLPTQPGVYLFRDDRNQVLYVGKAKALRPRVRSYFHREADLSPKNRELVRLIDDVETIVVGSEGEALILEANLIKEHRPRFNILMRDDKNYPYIKVTVQEPFPRVYVTRRVTNDRSRYFGPYTSVGPMRQALELIKRLHTVRSCRYKLPKEAPERACLDYHIGRCKAPCVDLQTEEDYRRMIDEIIRILEGDTEGLRSVIEERMQDASAALDFERAANMRDALGGLDGIAGQQRVHNAQGGSLDVVAIARDGEIGAGVVLKIRSGLLLGRESQRFAKILNESDEDLLSSLVSRHYLGNGAAGGADFPRQVLLACDFEDRALLGEILTASAGRVVSVDVPQRGDKLRLVDLAEQNARQVLEDRVTAMAYAADRAEEALFSLQDELDLKVVPRLIVCFDISHMQGSDTVGSAVVFENGEPRRAMYRHMRVKGTWGNDDYRSMAEVVRRYFRRQRDEGQPIPNLAVIDGGKGQLSASLHALAEIDFGDVAVISLAKKEEEVFLPGQSEPVRLDRRHRALHLLQRCRDEAHRFAVRYNRKLRKKRTIRSDLGEIPGIGPQRQSVLLRRFGSLKGVKEATRDEIARIPGFSEALASRILTYLGR; this comes from the coding sequence GTGCCTGTAGAACGGGAACGCCTCGCCAACCTGCCGACGCAGCCGGGCGTCTATCTGTTTCGGGACGATCGCAATCAGGTCTTGTACGTGGGGAAGGCGAAGGCACTCCGGCCGAGGGTGAGGAGTTATTTCCATCGCGAAGCCGACCTCTCTCCGAAGAATCGAGAGCTCGTAAGGCTGATCGATGACGTGGAGACGATTGTCGTCGGCAGTGAAGGGGAGGCGCTGATTCTCGAGGCGAACCTCATCAAGGAGCATCGCCCGCGCTTCAACATCCTCATGCGGGACGACAAGAATTACCCGTACATCAAGGTCACCGTACAAGAGCCGTTCCCCCGGGTCTACGTCACACGCCGGGTCACCAACGACCGGAGTCGCTATTTCGGTCCGTATACGTCCGTCGGACCCATGCGGCAGGCACTCGAGTTGATTAAGAGGCTCCATACCGTCCGGTCGTGTCGGTACAAGCTCCCGAAGGAGGCTCCCGAGCGCGCCTGTCTGGACTATCACATCGGCCGGTGCAAGGCTCCCTGCGTCGACCTTCAGACGGAGGAGGACTATCGAAGGATGATTGATGAGATCATCCGGATCCTCGAGGGTGACACCGAGGGACTGCGGTCCGTGATCGAGGAGCGGATGCAGGATGCGTCCGCGGCGCTGGATTTCGAAAGGGCCGCCAATATGCGTGATGCCCTGGGCGGCCTCGACGGGATCGCGGGGCAGCAGCGAGTGCACAATGCGCAGGGAGGAAGCCTGGACGTCGTCGCGATTGCTCGCGACGGAGAGATCGGGGCAGGGGTAGTCCTGAAGATACGATCCGGTCTGCTGCTTGGGAGAGAATCCCAGCGGTTCGCGAAGATTCTCAACGAATCGGACGAAGACCTGCTGAGTTCGCTCGTGTCACGCCACTACCTCGGCAACGGTGCTGCGGGTGGGGCGGACTTCCCTCGGCAAGTACTTCTGGCGTGCGACTTCGAAGATCGAGCGCTCCTGGGGGAAATTCTCACGGCATCTGCGGGTCGAGTCGTCTCGGTAGACGTCCCCCAGCGAGGCGACAAGCTTCGACTCGTGGACTTGGCGGAACAGAACGCCCGCCAAGTCCTAGAGGACCGAGTCACGGCTATGGCCTACGCGGCGGATCGTGCCGAGGAAGCGCTCTTCAGCCTTCAGGACGAACTCGACCTTAAGGTCGTCCCGCGACTCATCGTCTGCTTTGACATTTCCCATATGCAAGGTAGTGATACCGTGGGGAGCGCCGTCGTGTTCGAGAACGGAGAGCCCCGACGGGCCATGTATCGTCACATGCGTGTGAAGGGCACGTGGGGGAATGACGATTATCGGTCGATGGCCGAGGTCGTGAGGCGGTATTTTCGACGACAGCGGGACGAAGGACAGCCGATTCCCAATCTCGCGGTCATCGACGGCGGAAAGGGGCAACTTTCCGCGTCCCTGCACGCGCTAGCGGAGATTGACTTCGGCGACGTGGCGGTCATTTCCCTCGCCAAGAAGGAAGAGGAGGTATTTCTCCCAGGTCAGTCTGAGCCAGTTCGGCTGGACCGCAGACATCGCGCCCTGCACCTGTTACAACGCTGCAGAGACGAGGCACATCGATTCGCCGTTCGGTACAACCGGAAGCTGCGAAAGAAGCGGACTATCCGTAGCGATTTGGGGGAGATTCCCGGCATCGGTCCGCAGCGCCAGAGTGTGCTCTTGCGTCGTTTTGGCTCACTCAAGGGTGTGAAAGAGGCCACCCGCGATGAAATTGCCCGCATCCCGGGCTTTTCGGAGGCGTTAGCGAGTCGAATTCTGACGTACCTGGGGCGCTGA